A segment of the Streptomyces pactum genome:
CGCCGAGGCGCCGGTGCACCGGCAACAACTGCCCGACGGGCGGCAGTTCTGGTCGGTGACGCGCTACGCGGACGCCTGCCGGGTGCTGCGCGACCATGAGGACTTCACCTCCGAGCGGGGCACCCTCCTCAGCGCCCTGGACGTCGGGGACCCGGCCGGCGGCAAGATGATGGCGGCGAGCGACCCGCCTCACCACACCATGCTGCGCGAATCGCTGAACCGGGTGCTGTCGGCACGGGCGGTGAACGCACGGCGCAACACCTTGCTCAAGCCCGTCGACCGGCTGGTCGAGCCGCTGTTGAACGGCGAGTCCACCGATCTCGCCGTGCTCGCCGCCGACTTCCCGATGGACTTCATCGGCACCTTCATGGGTCTGCCGGAATCGGACTGGCCGCGTCTGACGAAGCTGACCACCATGGCCGTCGCGCCCCATGACCCGGCCTTCCAGGAGGGCTCGGCCCCACTCACGCTCGTCACCGCGCACCATGAGCTGTTCGAGTACTTCTCGGAACAGCTCGCCGCGCGGGACGGGACCCCGACGGACGACTTGATCGGCCACCTGATGCAAACGCGGATCGACGGGAAGCCGCTGGACCACGAAAGCATCGTCTACAACTGCTACAGCCTCATCCTGGGCGCGAACGTCACCACCCCGCACACCGTCACCGGACTGGTCCAGGCCCTGATGGACCACCCCGACGCCTACCGCGCGGTCGTCGCGGACCCCTCCCTGGTCGCCGGCTGCGTCGAAGAGGGACTGCGCTGGACATCACCGGCCAGCCACTTCATGCGGTACGCCACCCAGGACGTGCGGCTGAGCGACAGTACGGTCAAGGCCGGCTCAGCGCTTGCGGTGTGGCTGGGGTCGGCCAACCGGGACGAGGACGTCTTCGCCGACCCCTACACGTTCGATATCACACGCCGTCCCAACCGGCACATCGCCTTCGGATTCGGGCCCCACTACTGCGTCGGGGCCGCGCTGGCACGGCTGTCGCTGCGCATGCTCCTGGAGCGCGTCTGCGCGCTGGTCGAGCGGATCGAACCGGCCGGGGAGGTGCGGCACCTGGCCTCCAACTTCGTCGCCGGGGTCACGTCCATGCCGGTGCGCGGCGTACCACGGGACGGCGCGCACCCGGCCCGCCTGTCGTGACCGTCGCGGACCATCCGGGAACCGGAGTGGGTGGAGGGTACTCGTGAAACCCCTGGAGTCGTCACACATGCCCGACGGACTGCCGCTCTCGCCGACCCAGCAGGACATCTGGCTGTCGTACCGGATCGACAGCGACGCCCCGGTCTACCGAGCGGCGGAGTGCCTGGAGATCGAGGGCCCGCTCGACCGTAAGCTGTTCGAGCGGGCGTTGCACCGCACGGTCGCCGACGTCGACGCGCTGCGGGCCAGGTTCATCGAGACGCCGCAGGGCCCGCGGCAGATGATCGGCGCCGTCCCGCAGGTCCGGCCGGTCTGGTCGGACCTGCGGGACCACCCGGACCCCCGGGCTGGCGCCGATGCGTGGATCGACGCAGACCTCGCCCGGACCGTCGACCTGGCCGACGACCCGCTGTTCACCTTCGCGGTCTTCCGGATCGCCGACCAGCGTTACCTCTGGTACCAGGGCTACCACCACATCGTCATCGACGGCGTCAGTTTCGCTCTGCTCAACGAGCGGTTCACCGAGGTGTACAACGCCCTGGCCGACGGACTGCCGGTGCCCAAGTCCCGCATCGGATCGGTCCGCGCCCTCGTCGAGGACCACCACGGGTACACGCAGTCGGCGCGGTTCGCCGAGGACCGGCACTACTGGGGTGAGCGGTTCGCCGACCTGCCGGAGCCCGGCCGGCTGGCGGGGGAGCCACCGACGGGCTGGGCCACACCCTTGCGACGCCGGGTGTCACTGCCCGAGCACGCCCTGAGCGCGCTGCGTCTGGCGGGCCAACGACACGGGGTGCGCACCTCCCGGCTGCTGTTCACGGCTGCCGCCGTGCTGGTGCACCGTCACTCCGCCCGCCCCGACGCCGTGTTGAGCCTCCCGGTGACCGCCCGGGTCACCGAGACGGCCAAGCGCGCGGCCGGCCCGATGGTGAACGTGCTCCCGCTGCGCCTGTCGGTGCATCCGCGAACTACCGTGCGCGAACTGACCGACCAGGTCGCCGCCGAGGTCGAGGCCGCACTGGCGCACCAGCGGTACCCCGGCGAATTGCTGCGCCAGGAACTCATGGCGCGCGGGCTGCGCCGCTCCGTGCTCGGCCCGGCCGTCAACGTCATCCCGTTCCACTACGGCGGACAACTGGGCGCGGCGCGGGTAGTGAGTTCCCGCAACGTGTCGGTACGGCGCATCCACGACATGAACGTGAGCGCCTACCGGCGGCCCGGCGGCGGGTTCGACATCGACCTGGAGGCGGATCCGCGGCTGTACACCGAGGACGAGGCGGCCGGGCACCACGAGGCGTTCACCGAACTGCTCGTAGCGGTCGCCGAGGGACTGGACCGTCCGGGCCGGACGGTCGCCGCGCTGGCCGCCGTGAGCCCGAGGCGTCGGCGCACGGTGCTCGGCTGGGGAAGCACTCCGGCCGCGCCGACGACGCCGAGCACCTTCCCCGAACTCTTCCGGGAGGTCGTGTCGCGCCGCGGGACGGCGCCCGCGCTCCTGGTCGGCGACCGGCGTGTGGGGTACGCGGAGCTGCACGGCCGGGCCAACGCGCTCGCCCGGCTGCTCATGGCCCGCGGCGTGGGGCCGGAGTCGGTCGTGGCCGTCGCGCTGCCCCGATCCGTCGATCTCGTGGTGGCGGTGCTGGCGGTGCTGCAGGCCGGCGGAGCCTACCTGCCGCTCGATCCGGCTCATCCACCGGAGCGGATCGCCTACCAGCTCGCGGACTCGGCGCCGCAGTGCGTGCTCACCGTCGGCTCGCTGACGGGCGCGATCGACACGGTGCAGGCCCCGGTGCTCCTGCTGGACGCGCCCGTGACCGTCGACCAGTTGGCCGACACCGACCGCGGCGACGTCACGGACGCCGAGCGCGCCGGGCGACTGAAGACGACGAACGCGGCCTACATCATCTACACCTCCGGATCCACCGGGCGTCCCAAGGGCGTGGTGGTGAGCCACCGCGGCGTGGCGGCGCTGGCCCGGGCCCAGCAGCGCCGTCTGGACGTCGACGACCGGGCACGGGTGCTCCAGTTCGCGTCGGCCACCTTCGACGCCGCGTTCTGGGAACTGGTCATGGCTCTGCTGTCCGGCGGCAGCCTGGTGCTTCCATCCATACCCGAGGAGCTGATGCCGCCCGCCCTCGGCGACTTCGTCGCACGGCAGGGCATCACCCATCTCACCGTGCCGCCCGCGGTCCTCGCGGCGGTGCCCAAGGACACGATCCCGCAGCGGACCACGCTCGTCGTGGCCGGCGAGTCCTGCCCGCCGCAACTGGCGGCCGCATGGGCGCCCGGCCGCACCATGGTCAACGCCTACGGGCCCACCGAGACCACGGTGTGCTGCACCGCCAGCGATCCGCTGGCCGGCCCGTTCGGCGACCAGGTGGTCATCGGCACACCCTTCGCGGACTCCGGCGTCATGGTGCTCGACCCGGCCCTGCAACCGGTCCAGCCCGGTGTCACCGGCGAGTTGTACGTGACGGGTCCGGGGTTGGCCCGGGGCTATCTCGGCCGTCCCGGCATGACCGCCGGACGCTTCGTCGCCGACCCGTTCTCGGACAACGGCGGGCTCATGTACCGCACCGGCGACCTGGCACGCTGGCGGGACGACGGCCGGCTGGAGTTCCTCGGCCGCGGCGACCAGCAGGTGAAGATTCGCGGCTTCCGGGTCGAACCGGGCGAGATCGAGTCCGTGCTGCTGGCGTCGGACGGCGTGCGGCAGGCCGTCGTCGTGCCGCGTTCCGACGACGGCGACCGGCAGCCGGCGCAGATCGCGGCGTACGTGGTGCCCGCGGCCGGAGACACGGTCGACGTCGACGCGCTCCGCGAGCGGTTGGGCGCCGTGCTGCCTGAGCACATGCGGCCGCACGCGATCGTCGTGCTGCCGAGCCTGCCGGTCACCTCGCACGGCAAGGTGGACCGCGACGCGCTGCCCGCACCGCACCGCGCGGTGGGCCGTGGCCGGGCGCCGCGCGACCGGGCCGAGAAGCAGGTGTGCGCTCTGTTCTCCGAGGCGCTCGGCGTACCCGCGGTCGGCATGGACGACGACTTCTTCGCGCTCGGCGGGCATTCGCTGTCCGCGTCGACACTGGCGGCGCGCGTCCGCGAGGAGACCGGCATCGCCGTCGGCGTCCGCGCCGTCTTCGACGCTCCCACCCCAGCCGGCCTCGCCGCGCTGCTCGCCACCGCCGCCGAACCCGCGGCACCACCGCGGATCACCGCAACCACCGAGGACGCTCCGCTGTCGTACGCGCAACGGCGGCTGTGGTTCCTCGACCGGCTGACCGGCGCCGACGCCAGCTACCACATCCCGCTCGTTGTCCGGCTGTCCGGACGGCTGGACCAGGACGCCCTCGGGCAGGCGATCGCCGACGTGGTGGCCCGGCACGCTCCCCTGCGCACGACCGTGGAGGACCGCGACGGCGAGCCATGGCCGGTGCCCGCCGGATCGCCCCCCGAGATGGAGGTGGTGGCCCTCGCGGAGGGGGAACTGGACGCGCGGCTGCGAGCCGAGATCCACCGTGGCTTCGACCTGGCCGCCGAACCGCCGCTGCGGGTGCGGCTCTATGCCCTGGCCGCCGACGAGCACGTACTCCTGTTGCTCCTGCACCACATCGCTGCGGACATGCTCTCGCTGCGTCCGCTCTCCCGCGATCTCGCCACGGCCTACCGGGCACGGACGACGGGCTCGCGACCCGGTTTGCCCGTCCTGGAGGTCGGTTACCCGGACTACGCGGTCTGGCAGCGGCGGACACTCGGCGAACTCGGCGATCAGGACGGGGTGCTGCACGGTCAGCTCGCGTACTGGCTGGACCGTCTCGCCGGGGCGCCCGAGGAGATCCCGCTCCCCACCGACCGGCCGCGGTCTCCCGCGGACGGTTCGGCGGGCGGCGCGGTGCCGATCGAACTGTCGGCGCAGACGCACGCCTCGATCGAGCGAGTCGCCCGCGAGCACGGCGCGAGCACGTTCATGGTGCTGCACGCGGCACTGGCCGTGCTGCTGCACCGACTCGGCGCCGGCCGCGACATTGTGCTGGGCACTCCGGTGGCGGGCCGCGGGTCACCCGCGCTGGAGGACGTGGTCGGCTTCTTCGTCAACACCCTTGTGCTCCGCACAACGGTGACGGGTACGGACGGCTTCGCCGACGTGCTGGCGCGGGTACGCGCCGGTGACCTCGAAGCCTTCGGCAACCAGGACGTCCCGTTCGACCTGTTGGTGGAGGAGCTGAATCCGGAGCGGTCGACGGCTCGACACCCGCTGTTCCAGGTGATGATCGCGCACAGCGCCGAGCCGGAGCCGACGCTCGACCTGCCCGGTCTGCGCACCGGTCTGGACACCGTCCGCCCGGACACCGCCAAGTTCGACCTCACCTTCAACTTCCGGGAGCGGCGTGCCGACGGCGCCGGTCCGGCCGGTGTCGGCGGCGTCGTGGAGTTCCGCAGCGATCTCTTCGACCGGCAGACCGTCGAGGCGCTCGTCCGCAGGCTCGGTACCGTCCTGGAGCAGGGGCTCTCCGACGTGGAACGCGCGGTCGGCCGGATCGACGTACGACTGCCGGAGGAAGTGCCCGCCCCGGTCGGCCCGTCGGCTCAGGTCGCCCCAAACCGAGCACGCTGTCTGCACGAGGTGTTCCAGGAACACGCAGCGCGGACCCCCGACCGCCCCGCCGTGGTCTTCGGCGACACGACACTGAGCTACGGGGAACTCGACGCCCGAGCCGACCGGTTGGCACGTCGGCTGGCGAGGCTCGGCGCGCGGCCCGAGACGTCCGTGGCGCTCGTGCTGCCCCGTTCCCCCGAGCTGATCGTCGCGATCCTCGCCGTGCTCAAGACCGGCGCGGCGTACGTCCCGATCGATCCGGCCTATCCGAAGGGCCGGATCGACTCGATCATCGCCGGCGTCCGCCCCGTCCATGTCCTGCGGGACCTCCCGTCAGCCGACGACCCCGCGGACAGCGTGCCGCCGGGTCCGCCGGTGGGCGCGGCGCGGGTCGATCCGGCGGGCGCCGCCTATGTCATCCACACCTCGGGGTCGACCGGTCGGCCCAAGGGGGTGGTGGTGCCGCACACGAACGTCCTGCGACTGTTCCAGGCCACCGAGAAGTGGTTCGACTTCGGACCGCAGGACACCTGGCTGCTGTTCCACTCGGCGTCCTTCGACTTCTCGGTCTGGGAGATCTGGGGCGCGCTGCTGCACGGCGGCAGGCTCGTCGTGCTCACCCATGAGGAGAGCCGGTCGCCGCGGGACGTGCTGCTCACCGCCGCGCGGACCGGCGCGACCGTGCTCTGCCAGACCCCTTCCGCGTTCGCCCAGCTAAGCGCCGCCGCCGCACTGGGCGACACGCTGCCCCCGACCGCCCTCCGATGGGTCATCTTCGGAGGCGAGCGACTGGACTTCGCGTTGCTCCGGCCGTGGTACGAGCGGCACGGCGACCGAGGTCCGGTCCTGGTCAACATGTACGGGATCACCGAGACGACCGTGCACACCACCTTCCAGCGGCTCGACGCCGAGCTGGTGCGGCACGCACGGGCGAGCGGCATCGGCGTGCCGCTGCCGGACCTCACGGTCCGGCTGCTCGACGACATGCTGTGCCCGGTGCCGCCCGGCGTCGTCGGCGAGATGTACGTCTCCGGTCCCGGACTCGCGCGGGGTTATCTGGGGGCCCCCGGCCTGACGGCCGAGCGGTTCGTGGCGGACCCGTCCGGCAGCGGCGGGCGCATGTACCGGACCGGTGACCTGGCCAAGCGGCGGGTCGGCGGCGGTCTGGAGTTCGTCGGCCGCGCGGACGACCAGGTCAAGATCCGGGGCTTTCGGATCGAGCTGGGCGAGGTCGAGTCGGTGGTCGGCCGGTGCCCGGGCGTCGGCCGTGCCGTGGCCACCGTGGCGGACGGGCGGCTCGCGGTCTATGTGAGACCCGTCCCGGGGGCAGCGCCGGATGCCCGGCAGGTTCGCGAGTTCGCCGCGGCACTGCTGCCGGACTACATGGTTCCGTCGGATGTGCTGGTGGTCGACGAGTTCGCGCTGACGACCAGCGGCAAGGTGGATCGCCGCGCCCTGCCCGCGATCGTCCGGGAAGGCGGTGGCGAGGCGCCGAGGGGCGCCGTGCAGGAAGTGCTGTGCGGCCTGTTCGGCGAAGTGCTGGGCGTCGTCGGAGTCGGTGCGGACCAGGGCTTCTTCGAGCTGGGCGGCCATTCGCTGCTCGTGATGCGGCTGGTGAACCGGGTCCGTCAGGTCCTCGGACGTGAACTGGCCGTGCGCTCGGTGTTCGAGCATCCCACGGTGGCGGGATTGGCCGGGGTACTGGCGGACACCGGCCCGGCCCGGCCGGCACTGGCGCCCGGCACCCGCCCGCAACGGGTGCCGCTCTCGCCGGGGCAGCAGCGGCTGTGGTTCCTGCAGACCCTCGAACCCGGTTCGGCCGCTTACCACTTGCCGGTGGTTCTCGACGTCCACGGGCCGGTCGACGCCGATGCCCTGGGCGCCGCCCTGAACGACGTGGTCCGGCGGCACGAGGTGCTTCGCACGTACTACCCCGTTGATGAACAAGGCCCCTACCAGCAGATTCTGGCCGACATCGAGATCTGCGTGGAGACGGGTGGATCGCAAGCCGCGCCCGGTCGGCCGGTGGCCGATCCGGTCGGGGAGTACGTCACACGTCCCTTCGACCTGTCGGCCGAACCGCCCCTGCGGGCAGCCTTGTGGCCAGCGCCGGACAGCGACGCCCGCACCCTCGTGCTGGTGCTGCACCACATCGCGGTGGACGGCTGGTCCCTCGGTGTGCTGCTGCGCGACCTGGACGCCGCCTACGGGGCCCGTCTCGGGGGGCGGGTCCCGGGCTGGCGACCGCTGCCCGCGCAGTACGCCGATGTCGCGCTGTGGCAGCGTGCGCTGCTGGGCGACGTCGAGGACCGGGACAGCCTGTCCGCCCGGCAGCTGGAGTTCTGGAAGGAGACGCTGGCCGGTGTCCCGGAGGAGGTGACGCTGCCGGTGGACCGGCCGCGCGTCGCCGTGCCGAGCCGCTCCGGCGACGTGGTGCCCTTCACACTGGCCGGCGAGGCGTGGCAAGGGCTGCTCGATCTCGCACGCCGCCACGGGGTGAGCGTGTTCATGGTCCTGCACGCCGCGGTGACCGCGCTGCTCTCCCGGCTCGGTGCCGGGGACGACGTGCCGGTGGGCACCGCGGTCGCCGGCCGTGACGAGCAGGCGCTCGACGATCTGGTCGGCTTCTTCGTCAACACGCTGGTCCTGCGGGTCTCGACAGCGGATGATCCCTCGTTCGCCGACCTGCTGGAACGGACCCGGGCCGTCGACCTCGCGGCCTACGCCCACCAGGACGTGCCGTTCGAGCACGTGGTGGAGGCACTCAACCCGGAGCGCTCGCCGACCCGGCACCCGTTGTTCCAGGTGATGCTGACCCTGCAGCACACCCAGGACATACCGGACGACCTGGGCGGCCACAGCGTCAGCCGACGCCTCGTCGGTCTGGGCCAGGCCAAGTTCGACCTGTCCTTCCTCCTCACCCAGCACGCCGACGGGCTGACCGGCGCAGTGGAGTACGCCGCGGGTCTGTTCGAACGCGCCACGGTGGAGCGGGTGGTGACGATGCTGCGACGGCTGCTCGACGCGGTCGTCGCCGATCCCGCGGTCCGGCTCGCCGACATCGACCTGCTCGGCGCCGCCGATCGTGAACTGCTCCTGCACCACTGGAACGACACCCGCCACGAGGTCCCGTACCCGACCGTGATCGACGGCTTCCGTCAGCAGGCGGCACGGACGCCCGACGCCATCGCCGTGAGCGGAGACGGTACCCGGCTCAGCTATCGCGAACTCGACGCACGGTCCGACCGCGTCGCCGGCGCCCTGCTCGCCCGGGGCGCCGGTCCCGAACATCTGGTGGCGATTGCCCTGCCGCGAGGTGTGGACCAGGTCGCGGCCGTGCTGGCGGTCCTGAAGTCCGGTGCCGCCTACCTGCCACTCGATCCCGACGACCCGGCCGATCGGCTCGCCCGTGTCATCGAGGACGCGGCGCCTCTCCTGGCGGTGACCCATTCCGGGCTCGCCGGTCGCACGCCGCTGCCCGCCGTCCTCCTCGACGAGGACATCCCCGCGGCGCCCACGACCCCGAGCGGACTGCCGCCCGTCCACCGCGCGTACCCCGCCTACGTGATCTACACGTCCGGTTCCACCGGGCGGCCCAAGGGCGTCGTCGTCGAGCACCGCGCCCTGGCCGACTACGTCGCCTGGGCGGCGCACGCGTACCCGGGAGTGCGCACCGGTGCCCTGCTGCACTCGCCCGTCACCTTCGACATGCCCGTCACGGTGCTCTTCGCGCCGCTCGTGTCCGGCGGCCGGATCGAGGTCGGCGAGCTGACGGCCGACCGGGCCGCCGAAGGCGGATACGGCCTGGTGAAGATGACACCCAGTCACTTGGCCGCGCTCGGCGACCAGCCGTCGGTGTTCCCTCCCGGCTGCGACCTGGTGGTCGGCGGCGAACAGATGCCCGCCGAGCTGACCGGCGCCTGGCTGGACCGGATCCCGGGGACGACGGTCCACAACGAGTACGGCCCGACCGAGGCCACCGTCGGATGCGTGCTGTTCTCCGCGACGTCCGCGACACCACTGCCGGACGGCGACACCCCGATCGGGCGGCCCGCGTGGAACACCGCCGCCTACGTTCTGGACGCCCGGCTCAACCCGGTGCCCGTGGGCGTGAAGGGCGAACTGTACGTGTCGGGGACGGGGCTGGCCCGCGGATACCTCAGGGCGCCGGGCGCGACCGCGGAGCGTTTCGTGGCCGATCCCTGGTCTCCGGGCGCACGGATGTACCGCACCGGCGACATCGCCCAGTGGACGGCCGAGGGACACTTGCGGCTGCACGGCCGGGTGGACGACCAGGTGAAGATTCGCGGCTTCCGGGTGGAACCGGGCGAGGTCGAGTCGGTGATCGGCCGGCATCCGGCGGTCTCACACGTGGTGGTGGTGGCCCGGGAGCACGAGCTCGCGGCCTTTCTCACCACGTCGTCCCCGGTGACCGCGGCCGAGCTGCGCGCCTGGGCCGAGCGGAAGCTGCCGGGCTACCTGGTGCCCTCGCACTTCGTGACACTGGACGAACTGCCGATGACCGCCAGCGGAAAGGCGGACCGCCGTGCCCTGCCGCAACTGCAGGCGCGCGGCAGCGGCAGCGCCCCGCACGGTGCGGTCGAGGAGATCATCTGCGGCCTGTTCGGCGCGGTGCTGGGCGCCGAGGACGTCGGGCCCGACGACGGCTTCTTCGACCTCGGCGGCCACTCACTGTCGGTGATGCGGCTGGTCAACGCGATCCGGTCGGCGCTCGGCCGGGAGGTGCCGGTCCGGTCGGTCTTCGAGCACCCGACGGCCCGACGGCTGGCGCGACTGCTGGACGGCTACGGCCGCGGCACCCGCCCGGCGCTGCGCCCGAGCGAGCACCCCGCCCGGGTGCCGCTGTCGCCGGCGCAGCGCCGACTGTGGTTCCTCAGCCGGATGAACCCCGACGACCACACCTACAACGTCCCGCTGCTGCTCTGTCTGGAGGGAGACGTGCAGGTCCCGGCGCTGAGGGCGGCGCTGGCCGACCTGGTCGAGCGCCATGAGCCGCTGCGCACCGTCCTGCCCGGCGACAACGGCGAACCGTGGCTGCACGTGCTGCCGCCGTCCCCGCGGCTGCCACCGACGGTGGTCGACGAGACCGGGGCGGGGGCCGACGAGCTGGCCGCGGCGATCGAACAGGCCCAGCGGCACGTCTTCGACCTGACGGCCCAACCCCCGCTGCGGGTGTGGCTGCTGCGGGGCATGCCCCAAAGCTGGCACCTGCTGCTGGTGCTGCATCACGTCGCTGTGGACGGTCTGTCGTTCGGCCCGCTGCTGCGCGACCTGGATCTGGCCTACCGAGCGCGGTGCCGGGGGCAGGCCCCGCACTGGCGACCGCTGCCGGTGCGCTACGCCGACTACGCGCTGTGGCAGCGGGAACTGCTCGACACCGGTGCCGCCGACCGGGGCGTGGAGTTCTGGACGTCCGCGCTGGCCGGCCTGCCCGACGAGGTGGCGCTCCCGGTGGACCGGCCGCGTCCGGCGGTACCGAGCATGGTCGCCGCAGTGGTGCCGTTCGAGCTGGACGCCGAGGTGTGGGACGGGGTCACGGCACTGGCCCGCCGGTGCGGGGTCAGCACCTTCATGGTCGTGCAGGCCGCGGTGACGGCCCTGTTGACCCGGCTGGGCGCCGGGGACGACGTGCCGATCGGTACGCCCGTCGCCGGCCGGGACGACGAGGCCCTGGAGGACCTGGTCGGCTTCTTCGTCAACACCGTGGTACTGCGGGTGTCCACGGCGGGAGCCCCTTCGTTCGCCGAACTGTTGCGGCGGACCCGGGCGGCCGACCTGGCCGCGTTCAGTCACCAGGACGTGCCGTTCGAGCACGTCGTCGAGGCGCTCAACCCGGCGCGGTCGTTGGCCCGCCACCCGCTGTTCCAGGTGATGGTGACGGTGGAGCACACGCCGGACAGCCGGCCGGATCTCGGCGACCTCGCCGTGACCCGGACGCTTCCCGACGCCACCGCCGCCAAGGTGGACCTCGCGTTCGGGTTCGTGGCCGAAGCGCACGCCGCGGGCTGCCGGGGCGCCCTGCAGTACGCGACCGACCTCTTCGACCGCGGCACGGCCGAGCGGCTCGTCGCCATGGTGCGGCGGCTGCTGCGCGCCGTGGTCGCCGAGCCCGAGACCTCCGTGGCCGACGTCGAGCTGCTCGGCCCGGACGACCGGGAGCTGGTCCTTCGCCGGTGGAACGACACCCGGCACGATCTCCCGGCCGAAGCCGTCACCGACGCCTTCGCGGCGCGGCTCGCCGGTGCCCCCGAAGCACCGGCCGTGGTCGACGGCGACATCACGCTGACCTACCGCGAGCTGGACGAGCGCGCCGAGCGGCTCGCGGACCGCCTCGCCGAGCTGGGCGTGACCACCGAATCCCGCGTGCTGCTGCTGCTGGGCCACTGTCTGGACCTGCCGGTTTCGGCACTGGCCGTGCTGAAGGCGGGCGGCGCGTACGTTCCGGTCGACCCCGGCGACTCGCCCGCCCGGATGCGTGCGGTGGCCGGGCAGACCGAAGCACTCGTGGTGCTGACCCGGTCCCGGCTGCGTGACCACGCCGCCCTGGACGCACTGGGGCTGCCGGTGGTGTTCGCCGACGACCACCAGCCGGCCGGCGCCCCGCGACGGCGCCGGCCGCGCCACCCGGCGCAACTCGCCTACGTCATGCACACCTCCGGCTCCACGGGCACGCCGAAGGGCGTGGCGATCAGTGACGCGTCGGTGGTCGGGCTGGCCCGCGACCGGTGGTGGTCCACCGGGACGGCAGCACGGACGCTGTTGCACACCTCCATCGCGTTCGACCCCTCCACTTTCGAGCTGTGGGCGCCGTTGCTCACCGGGGGAACCACCGTGGTCGCCCCGTGGACGCGCCATCCCCAGCCGCACCTGCTGGCCGAGGCGGTCGCCCGGCACGCCGTCACCGGAGT
Coding sequences within it:
- a CDS encoding cytochrome P450, coding for MRMSPNAPDGQVDLDSVDLFDPFLHSEGHPHAVWRALRAEAPVHRQQLPDGRQFWSVTRYADACRVLRDHEDFTSERGTLLSALDVGDPAGGKMMAASDPPHHTMLRESLNRVLSARAVNARRNTLLKPVDRLVEPLLNGESTDLAVLAADFPMDFIGTFMGLPESDWPRLTKLTTMAVAPHDPAFQEGSAPLTLVTAHHELFEYFSEQLAARDGTPTDDLIGHLMQTRIDGKPLDHESIVYNCYSLILGANVTTPHTVTGLVQALMDHPDAYRAVVADPSLVAGCVEEGLRWTSPASHFMRYATQDVRLSDSTVKAGSALAVWLGSANRDEDVFADPYTFDITRRPNRHIAFGFGPHYCVGAALARLSLRMLLERVCALVERIEPAGEVRHLASNFVAGVTSMPVRGVPRDGAHPARLS